From the genome of Nicotiana sylvestris chromosome 2, ASM39365v2, whole genome shotgun sequence, one region includes:
- the LOC104246987 gene encoding uncharacterized protein ycf23-like — protein MSISIYTPVSPKNHILLKPNQNSLPVLPRCISIARRRRSTTRALLSHTKEAVLKEFHEKRALKIIAGLQNLDKENVASVVTAADKGGATHIDIACDPELVKLAISLTNLPVCVSSVDPAAFPAAVEAGALMVEIGNYDSFYEKGLVFSPEQILKLTKETMRILPSVTLSVTVPHTLSLPDQVKLAELLEQEGVDIIQTEGGKCSTPSKAGVLGLIEKATPTLAAAYSISRAVNIPVMCSSGLSAVTAPMAITAGAAGVGVGSAINKLNDQVAMIAEVKSIAHSLGLSTKTQNLFEGSSLRL, from the exons ATGAGCATCTCAATCTACACACCAGTTTCTCCCAAAAACCATATACTTTTGAAACCAAATCAGAATTCCCTTCCTGTTCTTCCAAGGTGCATTTCAATtgctagaagaagaagaagtaccACGAGAGCTCTGCTTTCACATACCAAAGAAGCAGTCTTGAAAGAATTTCATGAGAAAAGAGCCCTtaag ATTATTGCAGGATTGCAGAATCTAGACAAAGAGAATGTGGCTTCTGTTGTTACTGCTGCAGATAAG GGAGGAGCAACCCATATAGACATAGCTTGTGACCCTGAGCTGGTCAAGCTTGCCATAAGCTTGACTAACCTTCCG GTTTGTGTTTCTTCTGTGGATCCCGCAGCATTTCCAGCTGCTGTTGAAGCAGGAGCCTTAATG GTCGAGATCGGAAACTATGACTCCTTCTATGAGAAGGGATTGGTATTCTCTCCTGAGCAG ATTCTGAAACTAACGAAGGAGACAATGAGGATACTTCCATCAGTGACATTGTCAGTCACTGTGCCTCACACACTAAGCCTTCCCGATCAG GTCAAGCTGGCCGAGCTATTAGAACAAGAAGGTGTTGACATTATCCAAACAGAAGGAGGAAAATGCTCTACTCCATCAAAGGCCGGTGTCCTTGGTTTAATCGAAAAG gcaacaccaacactagcAGCAGCTTATTCAATTTCAAGGgcagtcaatatccctgtcatgTGTTCATCTGGATTGAGCGCAGTCACAGCACCAATGGCGATCACAGCTGGAGCTGCTGGCGTG GGCGTTGGCTCGGCCATCAACAAGCTTAACGATCAGGTGGCAATGATCGCAGAAGTCAAATCCATAGCTCATTCATTAGGATTGTCAACAAAGACACAGAATCTGTTTGAGGGTAGCAGTTTGAGACTGTAA